In Xiphias gladius isolate SHS-SW01 ecotype Sanya breed wild chromosome 6, ASM1685928v1, whole genome shotgun sequence, a single genomic region encodes these proteins:
- the LOC120790729 gene encoding 5-hydroxytryptamine receptor 3A-like, with protein sequence MARLTVNLPHPRPLAGCSCIMLNCSQPNMPSLLEALKPVFKLSSIRPVMNMSTPTNVSITFTLFGILGVDEKAQILTTFIFQTLVWRNEFIRWDPEQCGSLRISVPRKMLWVPDVVINEFMEKNSAPFAPYNYLNFNGFVTDAQPVKVVSSCRLDIYMFPFDIQNCSLSFNSYLHRMDALRIDHSASAEEIFESSKEWMVTMGEWELIGITMKKYELPASDDKMYEELRFYVSMRRRATMYVMNLLIPSCFLITLDLFSFLLPPQSVDRASLKMTLILGYTVFLLIMNDLLPITGNTIPLINVFLSLCLALMVASLVEIILITNLLCGSANYSPAPRWIRVFVLHILGRLVWLPPKPRDLQDNTVIQNPAAQEVNDAPEQKGTLNEDKALEELRSLSRDLQALRLQVEQQLGGNQSSEEWIQVGFVIERLLFGLYILFISVSFITIIILWVQSNTST encoded by the exons ATGGCCAGGCTCACAGTCAATCTTCCACATCCAAGACCTTTAG CTGGGTGCAGTTGCATCATGCTGAACTGCTCTCAACCTAACATGCCTTCCCTGCTGGAGGCTCTCAAACCGGTCTTCAAACTGAGCTCCATTCGACCTGTCATGAATATGTCAACCCCCACCAACGTCAGCATTACCTTCACcctgtttggcattttgggggTG GATGAAAAGGCCCAAATCTTGACAACGTTTATCTTCCAAACTTTA GTATGGAGAAATGAGTTCATCAGGTGGGACCCAGAACAGTGCGGTTCTTTAAGGATTTCAGTTCCAAGAAAAATGCTCTGGGTACCAGATGTGGTCATCAATGAATT tATGGAGAAGAACTCAGCTCCATTTGCCCCGTACAACTATCTGAATTTTAATGGCTTCGTTACTGATGCACAGCCTGTCAAAGTGGTCAGCTCCTGCAGGCTCGACATATACATGTTTCCATTTGACATCCAGAACTGCAGCTTAAGCTTCAACTCCTACCTACACCGTA TGGATGCTCTGCGGATTGACCACTCAGCATCTGCAGAGGAAATATTTGAATCCTCTAAAGAATGGATGGTAACAATGGGTGAGTGGGAACTCATTGGAATCACCATGAAGAAATACGAATTACCAGCTTCTGATGACAAGATGTATGAGGAACTTCGCTTCTAT GTCTCAATGAGACGTCGGGCCACCATGTATGTGATGAACCTGCTGATCCCCAGCTGCTTCCTCATTACACTGGACCTCTTCAGCTTCCTGCTGCCCCCACAAAGCGTGGACCGTGCCTCCTTGAAGATGACCCTCATCCTGGGCTACACCGTCTTCCTGCTCATCATGAACGACCTGCTGCCTATCACTGGAAACACCATACCTCTCATAA ATGTGTTCCTGTCTCTGTGCCTGGCTCTGATGGTGGCCAGTCTAGTGGAGATTATCCTCATTACCAACCTGCTGTGTGGCTCCGCTAACTACTCTCCAGCTCCTCGCTGGATCAGAGTATTTGTTCTTCATATCCTGGGGCGACTGGTATGGCTTCCTCCAAAGCCCAGAGATCTACAAGACAACACTGTCATCCAAAATCCTGCAGCACAAG AGGTCAACGACGCTCCAGAGCAGAAAGGAACACTGAATGAGGACAAGGCCCTGGAGGAGCTCAGGAGCCTGAGTAGGGACCTCCAGGCTCTCCGCCTTCAGGTGGAGCAGCAGCTGGGTGGAAACCAGAGCTCAGAGGAGTGGATCCAGGTGGGTTTCGTCATAGAACGCCTGCTGTTTGGCCTCTACATCCTCTTCATATCGGTCAGCTTCATTACCATCATCATTCTCTGGGTGCAGTCAAACACCTCAacctga
- the LOC120790865 gene encoding 5-hydroxytryptamine receptor 3A-like: protein MTEEKPAELIFICFMLLHGYVAALNCTSPTPESLFNALEKELFPKHLIRPSKSFSDPINISIAITLVGIMGVDEKSQTLKTVLWQVLEWDIEGLSWDEKECGTRRVSIPREKLWIPDVQIYEFTDEDKSPQTPYVYLYNTGRVFDDKPIRVVSSCQLEIYTFPFDIQNCSLTFGPYLHFSSEVRMVQGATPEEILQESREVLMTNGEWELADVGIAHSTLAIDVGNYSEIKYFIILRRRPILYVVNLLIPSCFLITLDLFSFLLPPQSVDRASFKMTLILGYTVFLLIMNDLLPVTGETTPLINIFFSISLALMVASLLETVFITNIQFSSSQYSAVPQWLSVLVLQYLAVVVFLPPKKNNRVTVSLQPPATDPAKNTKTSIISARDPQGVSDDKPPVKPCPGCSAPPEPELVELRKLSRDLMAIRLQMDKQCRGSSTSQEWQMIGLVIDRLLFGLYIVFIFVGFITIMSVWIWNNSYTV from the exons atgacagaggaaaagCCAGCTGAGCTCATCTTCATCTGCTTCATGCTGCTTCACG GTTATGTTGCAGCACTGAACTGCACCAGCCCAACTCCTGAATCCCTGTTTAATGCTCTTGAGAAGGAATTATTCCCTAAACATCTGATCCGTCCCTCAAAAAGCTTTTCAGATCCAATTAACATATCTATCGCTATCACTTTGGTGGGCATTATGGGAGTG GATGAAAAATCCCAAACCCTGAAAACAGTCTTATGGCAAGTCTTG GAGTGGGATATAGAGGGACTGAGCTGGGATGAGAAGGAATGTGGAACTAGAAGAGTCTCTATCCCTCGGGAAAAGCTTTGGATCCCAGACGTCCAAATCTATGAGTT CACAGATGAGGACAAATCTCCGCAAACTCCCTATGTCTACTTATACAACACAGGACGTGTTTTTGATGATAAGCCGATCAGAGTGGTCAGCTCCTGCCAGTTAGAAATCTACACTTTCCCCTTTGATATCCAAAACTGCTCTCTGACCTTTGGACCATATCTACACTTTT CTTCGGAAGTAAGGATGGTTCAAGGAGCCACACCTGAGGAGATCCTGCAGGAGTCCAGAGAAGTGCTGATGACCAATGGGGAGTGGGAGCTGGCAGACGTCGGTATAGCTCATTCGACCCTGGCAATAGATGTGGGAAACTATTCTGAGATCAAATACTTT ATCATTTTGAGACGTCGGCCAATCCTCTACGTGGTGAACCTGCTGATCCCCAGCTGCTTCCTCATTACACTGGACCTCTTCAGCTTCCTGCTGCCCCCGCAAAGCGTGGACCGCGCCTCCTTCAAGATGACCCTCATCCTGGGCTACACCGTCTTCCTGCTCATCATGAACGACCTGCTGCCCGTCACCGGGGAGACAACGCCCCTCATCA ACattttcttctccatcagtctcgCTCTGATGGTGGCCAGCCTGTTGGAGACAGTGTTTATCACCAACATCCAGTTCAGCTCCAGCCAGTACAGCGCGGTGCCTCAGTGGCTCAGCGTCCTCGTGCTGCAGTATCTGGCTGTTGTCGTTTTTCTCCCTCCAAAGAAGAACAACCGCGTCACAGTCTCCCTTCAACCCCCTGCTACAG acccggcaaaaaataccaaaaccagCATCATCTCAGCAAGAGATCCCCAGGGAGTCTCCGATGATAAACCTCCGGTAAAACCCTGTCCAGGCTGTTCGGCTCCTCCGGAGCCGGAGCTGGTTGAACTGAGGAAGCTGAGCAGAGATCTCATGGCCATCCGTCTCCAGATGGACAAACAGTGCCGGGGGAGCAGCACCTCGCAGGAATGGCAAATGATCGGTTTAGTCATCGACCGCCTGCTGTTCGGCTTGTACATTGTCTTCATCTTTGTCGGCTTCATCACCATCATGTCTGTCTGGATCTGGAACAACTCATACACAGTATGA
- the LOC120790731 gene encoding 5-hydroxytryptamine receptor 3A-like: MQAVFDLQPFRPAVNLSNPTITNISFTLYAVLGVNEKTQILTTFLWLRLYWQHEFLVWDPNECDGVTRISLPVRQLWSPDIIVYEFVDDDVSQACPYVYVNHTGHIRWDRMLRLVSACNLEIFSFPFDVQNCTFTFGSYMHTIRDVRVSPALTFKEMSGNSKRYLEASGEWELVDILGETSILQFGIDEWDIITFWVVIKRRPVLYVVNLLIPSSFLMLIDILSFYLPPHSVDRASFKMTLILGYTVFLLIMNDLLPSTANGTPIIGIYFSVCLALMVISLLETVIITNVLHHSSMKYQEVPNWVRVVVLKHIANLICYRWPEDIRPPSVPQKDKPESSNGSSGPRVVQPASQAPAQYPTNNAATAALPELQEICQYLGDLRAHLTSLRKESELQDQWCHVGYVLDFLLFRIYLLLISCYALVIISMWCIWISQT; the protein is encoded by the exons ATGCAGGCTGTGTTTGACCTACAACCCTTCAGGCCAGCAGTGAACCTCAGCAATCCCACTATAACCAACATCTCCTTCACCCTGTATGCTGTCCTGGGGGTG AATGAGAAGACCCAGATACTCACGACTTTCCTCTGGCTGAGACTG TACTGGCAGCATGAGTTCCTCGTTTGGGACCCGAATGAGTGCGATGGCGTCACCAGGATTTCTCTCCCTGTGAGGCAGCTTTGGTCTCCAGACATTATCGTGTACGAGTT TGTGGATGATGATGTCTCCCAAGCTTGTCCTTACGTCTACGTCAACCACACGGGTCACATCCGCTGGGACAGGATGCTGCGGCTCGTCTCAGCCTGCAACCTGGAGAtcttcagttttccttttgatGTTCAGAACTGCACATTTACGTTCGGCTCCTACATGCACACCA taagGGATGTAAGGGTCAGTCCAGCCCTGACCTTTAAGGAGATGTCTGGAAACTCAAAGCGTTACCTGGAAGCCAGTGGAGAGTGGGAGCTGGTGGACATATTGGGAGAGACATCCATCCTCCAGTTTGGGATCGACGAGTGGGACATCATCACCTTCTGG GTGGTGATCAAGCGGCGTCCAGTGCTCTACGTGGTCAACCTGCTCATCCCCAGCTCCTTCCTCATGCTCATCGACATCCTGTCCTTCTACCTGCCCCCCCACAGCGTCGACCGTGCCTCCTTCAAGATGACCCTCATCCTGGGCTACACCGTCTTCCTGCTCATCATGAACGACCTGCTACCGAGCACCGCCAACGGCACACCCATCATAG GTATCTATTTCTCAGTGTGTCTGGCCCTCATGGTCATCAGTCTACTGGAGACGGTCATCATTACCAATGTTCTCCACCACAGCTCCATGAAATATCAAGAGGTTCCAAACTGGGTGAGGGTGGTTGTGCTCAAACACATAGCTAACCTCATCTGCTACCGCTGGCCGGAGGACATCCGGCCCCCTTCTGTACCACAGAAGGATAAACCTGAGAGCTCAAATGGAAGCTCAGGTCCGCGGGTCGTCCAACCAGCCAGCCAGGCACCTGCCCAGTACCCAACCAACAACGCAG CTACAGCGGCTCTGCCTGAGCTGCAAGAGATCTGTCAGTACCTGGGCGACCTTCGTGCCCACCTCACCTCGCTTCGGAAGGAGAGCGAGCTGCAGGACCAGTGGTGCCATGTAGGATATGTCCTCGACTTCCTGCTCTTCCGCATCTACCTGCTGCTCATCTCCTGCTATGCCCTGGTCATCATCTCCATGTGGTGCATCTGGATCAGCCAGACGTAG
- the LOC120790730 gene encoding 5-hydroxytryptamine receptor 3A-like — protein sequence MSHPKIILRHRSILYVVNLLIPSCFLITLDLFSFLLPPQSVGRSSFKMTLTLGYTVFLLIMNDLLPVTGETTPLMNVLFSVSLTLMVASLLETVFITNIHFSSSQYSAVPQWLSVLVLQYLAVVVFLPPKKNNRITFFLQPPATDPAINTSIVSSRDLQSICGDTPPEKPLLEPALDELRKLSRDLMAISLQMDNHIQGTKSSQEWQMIRIVVDRRLFGLYIIFISVSSITIVSIWIWNNSYVG from the exons ATGTCTCATCCTAAAATCATTTTGAGACATAGGTCAATCCTCTATGTGGTGAACCTCCTGATCCCCAGCTGCTTCCTCATTACACTGGACCTCTTCAGCTTCCTGCTGCCTCCACAAAGTGTGGGCCGGTCCTCCTTCAAGATGACCCTCACCTTAGGCTACACCGTCTTTCTGCTCATCATGAATGATCTGCTGCCTGTCACTGGGGAGACAACACCTCTCATGA ATGTTTTATTCTCAGTCAGTCTGACTCTGATGGTGGCCAGCCTGTTGGAGACAGTGTTCATCACTAATATCCACTTCAGCTCCAGCCAGTACAGTGCGGTGCCTCAATGGCTCAGCGTCCTCGTGTTGCAGTATCTGGCTGTTGTCGTTTTTCTCCCTCCAAAGAAGAACAACCGCATCACATTCTTCCTTCAACCACCTGCTACAG ACCCAGCAATAAATACCAGCATCGTCTCTTCAAGAGATCTTCAGAGCATCTGTGGTGATACACCTCCAGAGAAGCCCCTTCTGGAGCCGGCCCTTGATGAATTGCGTAAACTAAGCAGAGATCTCATGGCCATCAGCCTCCAGATGGACAACCACATCCAGGGGACCAAAAGTTCACAGGAATGGCAAATGATCAGGATAGTCGTCGACCGTCGGCTGTTCGGCTTGTACATTATATTCATCTCGGTTAGCTCTATCACCATTGTATCTATCTGGATCTGGAATAACTCGTACGTAGGTTGA